A genome region from Schaalia sp. 19OD2882 includes the following:
- the ispG gene encoding flavodoxin-dependent (E)-4-hydroxy-3-methylbut-2-enyl-diphosphate synthase, translating into MPGVRATPFPRKQTRRIMVRDLPVGGGAPVSVQSMTTTKTHDIGATLQQIAELTAAGCDIVRVACPTDKDADALKIIAQQSRIPVIADIHFNPKYVFTAIAAGCGAVRVNPGNIRRFDDQVADICRAASDHGVSLRIGVNAGSLDPRLLKKYGRTTPEALVESAVWEASLFEENDFHDFKISVKHHDVLTMVEAYRQLSERGDWPLHLGVTEAGPAFQGTIKSVSAFSVLLSQGIGDTIRVSLSAPPVEEVKVGTKLLEFMGLRERTLEIVSCPSCGRAQVDVWTLAEDVTEGLKHLTVPLRVAVMGCVVNGPGEAREADLGVASGNGKGQIFIKGQVVETVPEDQIVETLIRHAEALAETLGLEGGAEGAVEVVPVTR; encoded by the coding sequence ATGCCCGGCGTGCGTGCCACCCCCTTCCCGCGCAAGCAGACCCGCCGGATCATGGTCAGAGACCTTCCGGTGGGGGGCGGTGCGCCCGTCTCGGTCCAGTCGATGACCACGACGAAGACCCACGACATCGGCGCCACCTTGCAGCAGATCGCCGAACTCACCGCCGCCGGATGCGACATCGTCCGAGTGGCCTGCCCGACGGACAAGGATGCCGATGCGCTGAAGATCATCGCCCAGCAGTCCCGCATCCCCGTGATCGCCGACATCCACTTCAACCCCAAGTACGTGTTCACCGCCATCGCGGCCGGCTGCGGCGCGGTGCGTGTGAACCCGGGCAACATCCGTCGCTTCGACGACCAAGTGGCCGACATCTGTCGCGCGGCGAGCGACCACGGAGTCTCCCTGCGCATCGGTGTCAATGCGGGGTCCCTGGACCCGCGTCTGCTGAAGAAGTACGGGCGCACCACCCCGGAGGCCCTGGTCGAGTCGGCCGTGTGGGAGGCCTCCCTGTTCGAGGAGAACGATTTCCACGACTTCAAGATCTCGGTCAAACACCACGACGTCCTGACCATGGTCGAGGCCTACCGTCAGCTCTCCGAACGCGGTGACTGGCCCCTGCACCTGGGAGTGACCGAGGCCGGCCCCGCTTTCCAGGGCACCATCAAGTCGGTGTCGGCCTTTTCCGTCCTGCTCAGCCAGGGCATCGGCGACACGATCCGGGTTTCCCTGTCGGCACCCCCCGTGGAGGAGGTCAAGGTCGGCACGAAGCTGCTGGAGTTCATGGGATTGCGTGAGCGGACCCTGGAGATCGTCTCCTGCCCCTCCTGCGGACGCGCCCAGGTGGACGTGTGGACCCTGGCCGAGGACGTCACCGAGGGCCTCAAACACCTCACCGTGCCGCTGCGCGTGGCCGTCATGGGCTGCGTCGTCAACGGACCCGGTGAGGCTCGTGAGGCAGACCTGGGGGTGGCCTCCGGCAACGGCAAGGGGCAGATCTTCATCAAGGGGCAGGTGGTCGAAACCGTCCCCGAGGACCAGATCGTGGAGACCCTCATCCGTCACGCCGAAGCGCTGGCCGAGACCCTCGGACTCGAGGGTGGGGCAGAGGGCGCCGTCGAGGTCGTGCCGGTCACCCGCTGA
- a CDS encoding aldo/keto reductase encodes MRQIERRPFDEDGNGMEQRHIASTGRSASVIGIGTWQLGADWGEVSEDQAGQVLSAALAEGVTFIDTADVYGDGRSERLVGAFAAAHPDSGLVIATKMGRRVPQVRENYTAEAMRQWNDRSRRMLGVDTLDLVQLHCPPTDVLGDPLTWQTLRDMVDEARIRAFGASVETCEQALLAMDGGASSIQIILNVMRRKPLEEVLPAARERGVGIIVRVPLASGLLSGRYSKDTTFAADDHRTYNRHGEAFDVGETFSGVPFEVGIEVAQEFSRLCAELGPEGATPAQVALKWVTQQPGVTTVIPGARNADQARANARSAALPDLSEEFLSALEELYDQRIRAHVHHRW; translated from the coding sequence ATGCGACAGATCGAAAGAAGGCCCTTCGACGAGGACGGGAACGGCATGGAACAACGCCACATCGCAAGCACGGGCCGGTCGGCCTCGGTGATCGGCATCGGCACGTGGCAGCTCGGGGCGGACTGGGGTGAGGTGAGTGAGGACCAGGCGGGCCAGGTCCTGTCCGCAGCCCTCGCCGAGGGCGTGACCTTCATCGACACTGCCGACGTCTACGGTGACGGGCGCTCCGAGCGCCTCGTCGGCGCCTTCGCCGCCGCCCACCCGGACTCGGGGCTCGTCATTGCCACGAAGATGGGGCGCCGAGTGCCGCAAGTCCGTGAGAACTACACGGCCGAGGCCATGCGCCAGTGGAACGACAGGTCCCGCCGGATGCTCGGTGTGGACACTCTTGACCTGGTCCAGCTGCACTGCCCACCGACCGATGTCCTTGGCGACCCGCTCACGTGGCAGACCTTGCGCGACATGGTCGACGAGGCCCGTATCCGCGCCTTCGGCGCCTCCGTGGAAACCTGTGAGCAGGCGCTCCTGGCGATGGACGGCGGGGCCTCGAGCATCCAGATCATCCTCAATGTCATGCGCAGGAAGCCCCTGGAAGAAGTTCTCCCGGCTGCACGGGAGCGCGGCGTGGGCATCATCGTGCGTGTGCCGCTGGCTTCCGGACTGCTCTCGGGCCGTTACTCGAAGGACACGACCTTCGCAGCCGACGACCACCGCACCTACAACCGCCACGGTGAGGCCTTCGACGTGGGTGAGACCTTCTCGGGAGTCCCCTTCGAAGTCGGCATCGAGGTCGCGCAGGAGTTCTCGCGCCTGTGCGCCGAGCTGGGACCGGAGGGGGCCACGCCCGCCCAAGTCGCCCTGAAGTGGGTGACCCAGCAGCCCGGGGTGACCACGGTGATCCCCGGCGCCCGCAATGCCGACCAAGCTCGCGCAAATGCTCGCTCGGCCGCCCTGCCCGACCTGTCGGAGGAGTTCCTGTCCGCGCTGGAGGAGCTCTACGACCAACGGATCAGGGCCCACGTCCACCACAGGTGGTGA
- a CDS encoding RIP metalloprotease — protein MTHLLGQTWGIVFMVIGLLVSVGLHEAGHMFFAKRFGVPVPEFAIGFGPRLWKRTVGETTYSLRAVPLGGFVRIPGMFPPARETTATTDRRGRLTLAEEARRQSMEEMPPGTEGRPFHCLPARRKVVVMLAGPAMNLLLSVALTVGALVGIGVSEPTTTVAEVVPTVTTSTGEVPSPAAQAGILPGDVVTGVDGMDVQSWSQVVEHMRSSAGKEVSLVLQRQGQPVQVTLTVAASTEGYGMVGIVSEIGQHSASPAQVGEAVWGMATGTASAVIGLPMGVWNVIVSVFTEAPRDRTGVISVVGVGRIAGEVTDSGTQRGGEGILQSFQVLLLLLASLNMALCVFNLIPLPPLDGGHVMGALYEGGRRMLARARRRPDPGPADTARLMPLTYATGAALVAMSVILVVADIIKPITLG, from the coding sequence GTGACGCACCTTCTGGGTCAGACTTGGGGCATTGTCTTCATGGTCATCGGCCTTCTGGTCTCCGTGGGCCTGCACGAGGCCGGCCACATGTTCTTCGCCAAGCGATTCGGCGTCCCTGTCCCGGAGTTCGCCATTGGTTTCGGCCCACGCCTGTGGAAACGCACCGTCGGAGAGACGACGTACTCCTTGCGCGCCGTCCCCCTGGGAGGTTTTGTCCGGATCCCCGGAATGTTCCCGCCGGCCCGTGAGACAACGGCGACCACCGATCGCAGGGGACGGCTGACTCTGGCCGAGGAGGCGCGGCGCCAGTCCATGGAGGAGATGCCGCCGGGAACCGAGGGGCGTCCCTTCCACTGCCTGCCTGCGCGCCGAAAGGTCGTCGTCATGTTGGCGGGTCCTGCGATGAACCTGCTGCTCTCCGTGGCGCTGACGGTCGGCGCACTGGTCGGCATCGGCGTGTCGGAGCCGACGACCACGGTGGCCGAAGTGGTTCCCACCGTGACCACCTCCACCGGTGAGGTTCCCAGCCCCGCCGCGCAGGCCGGCATCCTTCCCGGTGACGTGGTGACGGGCGTCGACGGGATGGACGTACAGTCCTGGAGCCAGGTCGTGGAACACATGCGTTCCAGCGCCGGCAAGGAAGTCTCCCTCGTCCTGCAGCGGCAAGGCCAGCCCGTCCAGGTCACACTCACTGTCGCCGCCTCGACCGAGGGCTACGGGATGGTCGGCATCGTCTCCGAGATCGGCCAGCATTCTGCGAGCCCGGCGCAAGTGGGCGAGGCCGTGTGGGGCATGGCCACGGGCACGGCCTCGGCGGTGATCGGCCTGCCCATGGGCGTGTGGAATGTCATCGTCTCCGTGTTCACGGAGGCTCCTCGGGACCGGACGGGCGTCATCTCCGTGGTCGGCGTGGGGCGCATTGCCGGTGAGGTCACCGACTCGGGCACCCAGAGGGGAGGGGAGGGGATCCTCCAGTCCTTCCAGGTGCTCCTGCTGCTGCTGGCGTCACTGAACATGGCTCTGTGCGTCTTCAACCTCATCCCGCTGCCGCCTCTGGACGGGGGCCACGTGATGGGGGCCCTTTACGAGGGCGGGCGACGGATGCTTGCCCGCGCGCGCCGCAGGCCGGACCCGGGGCCGGCGGACACGGCACGACTCATGCCGCTGACCTACGCCACAGGCGCCGCCTTGGTGGCGATGAGTGTGATCCTCGTCGTTGCCGACATCATCAAGCCCATCACCTTGGGGTGA
- the dxr gene encoding 1-deoxy-D-xylulose-5-phosphate reductoisomerase — translation MPAEASHRDVVLLGSTGSIGTQALDVISSHPGRFRVRALAAGGADVMALARQALSHRVEVVAVATTCGAELRDALANLRRTEPSLAPALLPEVLEGPEAVTRVAGSFPEAVVLNGITGGVGLGPTLAALEAGSTLALANKESLVIGGALVRKAMRRPGQVVPVDSEHSAIAQALRCGVHERGLTSPVVTGRSEVADLVLTASGGPFRGRSRADLRGVTAAQALAHPTWDMGPVVTVNSSTLVNKGLELIEAHLLFDVEPHHVLTVVHPQSIIHSMVTWKDGATIAQASPPDMKLPIALGMTWPERLDRVETPLRWDATQAWTFEAVDAATFPAVDLARSAVAASDTHPAVLNAANEVLVDRFIHGALEWLDIVDILTEVVEAHDGIADPDLADVLGVQEWAVTQAGAKADARRGSLS, via the coding sequence ATGCCCGCCGAGGCCTCGCACCGGGACGTCGTCCTGCTCGGCTCGACAGGTTCCATCGGCACACAGGCCCTGGACGTCATCTCCTCCCACCCGGGTCGCTTCCGAGTGCGCGCGTTGGCGGCCGGAGGCGCGGATGTGATGGCCCTGGCCAGACAGGCCCTGAGCCACCGCGTCGAGGTCGTCGCTGTCGCCACGACCTGTGGCGCGGAGCTTCGGGACGCCTTGGCGAACCTGCGTCGTACGGAGCCGTCTCTGGCGCCGGCCCTGCTGCCCGAGGTCCTCGAAGGCCCTGAAGCCGTGACCCGGGTGGCCGGATCCTTCCCCGAGGCGGTGGTCCTCAACGGCATCACCGGGGGAGTGGGACTTGGCCCGACCCTGGCGGCCCTGGAGGCGGGCAGTACCCTGGCGCTGGCGAACAAGGAGTCACTGGTCATCGGCGGAGCCTTGGTGAGGAAGGCAATGCGTCGCCCCGGCCAGGTGGTGCCTGTCGACTCCGAACACAGCGCCATCGCCCAGGCGCTGCGCTGCGGCGTGCACGAGAGGGGTCTGACTTCGCCGGTGGTCACGGGCCGCAGTGAGGTGGCCGACCTGGTCCTCACGGCCTCCGGCGGCCCGTTCCGCGGCCGCAGCCGCGCCGACCTGCGCGGAGTCACCGCAGCGCAGGCGCTGGCCCACCCGACGTGGGACATGGGGCCGGTGGTGACGGTCAATTCTTCGACTTTGGTCAACAAGGGTCTGGAACTCATCGAAGCCCACCTGCTTTTCGACGTGGAGCCGCATCATGTGCTCACCGTCGTGCACCCGCAGTCCATCATCCACTCGATGGTCACGTGGAAGGACGGCGCCACCATCGCCCAGGCCTCGCCACCCGACATGAAGTTGCCGATCGCCTTGGGCATGACCTGGCCCGAAAGACTGGACCGGGTGGAGACCCCCTTGCGGTGGGACGCCACCCAGGCGTGGACATTCGAAGCCGTGGACGCCGCCACCTTCCCGGCGGTCGACTTGGCTCGCTCGGCCGTCGCTGCCTCGGACACCCACCCGGCCGTCCTCAACGCCGCCAACGAGGTCCTCGTCGACCGCTTCATCCACGGCGCACTCGAATGGCTGGACATCGTCGACATCCTCACCGAAGTCGTCGAGGCCCATGACGGGATCGCCGACCCGGACCTGGCCGACGTCCTCGGAGTCCAGGAGTGGGCCGTGACACAGGCGGGGGCCAAGGCCGACGCCCGGAGGGGGAGCCTGTCGTGA
- a CDS encoding DivIVA domain-containing protein, with amino-acid sequence MSNAFPRVSFFRHGYDPAGVDEFLEDARRAYEGGVPAEHFSSDQVRQATFNLRRRGYDIAAVDAAMCRLEAAFVERDRATHVAVNGEKAWFDKVADRATTLYPRLLRPQGERFAHPKRGRGYDAQEVDELLDQLAAYFDDRGEITVDEVRHAVFRPARGRRAYAEGPVDAYLGRAVEIILAVS; translated from the coding sequence ATGTCCAACGCTTTCCCGCGCGTGAGTTTCTTCCGGCACGGGTACGACCCCGCCGGGGTCGACGAGTTCCTCGAGGACGCCCGTCGCGCGTACGAGGGCGGAGTGCCGGCTGAGCACTTCAGTTCGGACCAGGTGCGTCAGGCCACCTTCAACCTTCGTCGCCGCGGGTACGACATTGCCGCCGTCGACGCCGCCATGTGCCGCCTCGAGGCCGCGTTCGTCGAACGCGACCGCGCCACCCATGTGGCTGTCAACGGCGAGAAGGCATGGTTCGACAAGGTTGCCGACCGCGCCACGACCCTGTACCCGCGTCTGTTGCGTCCCCAAGGGGAACGTTTCGCCCATCCCAAGCGTGGTCGCGGCTACGACGCACAGGAGGTCGACGAGCTGCTCGACCAACTGGCCGCCTACTTCGACGACCGCGGAGAGATCACTGTCGACGAGGTGCGTCATGCGGTCTTCCGTCCCGCACGAGGGCGCCGCGCCTACGCCGAGGGGCCGGTCGACGCCTACCTTGGTCGCGCAGTCGAGATCATCCTGGCGGTCAGTTGA
- the rlmN gene encoding 23S rRNA (adenine(2503)-C(2))-methyltransferase RlmN, giving the protein MNRQPRPRREVRPTDQPPEGALTPDAKPVLSFTAKRRGKAPAHLADLDLAGRKKVVAEAGLPAFRADQLSRHYFEHHLSDPDLMSDLPASASELVRTTFFPRLVTEATALSADGGTTIKHLWELHDGAQVESVLMRYSDRTTVCVSSQAGCGMACPFCTTGQMGLTRNLSTAEIVDQVRQARAACARGDLAGGPTRLSNVVFMGMGEPLANYRAVIGAVRRLVDDVPEGFGMSARGVTVSTVGLVPAIDKLAAEGLPVTLAVSLHAPDDDLRDDLIPVNSRWKVGELLDAARRYFLATGRRVSIEYALIKDMNDQVWRAQLLAEELNSRGKGWVHVNPIPLNPTPGSIWTASTRRAQDEFVRTLRHNGISTTIRDTRGSDIDGACGQLATAVRDGGRRAGSTATEEGN; this is encoded by the coding sequence ATGAACCGCCAGCCTCGTCCTCGTCGAGAGGTACGGCCGACCGACCAACCGCCTGAGGGTGCCCTGACCCCCGACGCCAAGCCGGTCCTGTCCTTCACGGCGAAGAGACGGGGCAAAGCGCCCGCCCACTTGGCGGACCTCGACCTTGCCGGTCGCAAGAAGGTGGTGGCCGAGGCGGGTCTTCCGGCCTTCCGTGCCGACCAGCTCTCGCGCCACTACTTCGAACACCACCTGAGCGACCCCGACCTCATGTCAGACCTGCCCGCATCGGCATCGGAGCTGGTGCGCACGACCTTCTTCCCGAGACTCGTCACCGAAGCCACAGCACTGAGTGCCGACGGCGGAACGACGATCAAACACCTGTGGGAGCTGCACGACGGAGCCCAGGTGGAGTCGGTCCTCATGCGCTACAGCGACCGCACAACCGTGTGCGTGTCCTCGCAAGCCGGATGCGGCATGGCCTGCCCCTTTTGCACCACAGGCCAGATGGGCCTGACCCGCAACCTCTCCACTGCGGAGATCGTCGACCAGGTGCGCCAGGCGCGTGCGGCCTGTGCACGCGGCGACCTGGCGGGTGGGCCCACTCGCCTGTCCAACGTCGTCTTCATGGGCATGGGCGAACCGTTGGCCAACTACAGGGCCGTCATCGGCGCCGTGCGCCGCCTCGTCGACGATGTGCCCGAAGGCTTCGGCATGTCGGCTCGTGGGGTCACCGTCTCCACGGTGGGTCTGGTGCCTGCGATCGACAAACTGGCCGCCGAAGGACTGCCGGTGACCCTTGCCGTGTCCCTGCACGCCCCGGACGACGACCTGCGTGACGACCTCATCCCGGTGAACTCCCGCTGGAAGGTCGGCGAGCTGCTCGATGCCGCACGCCGCTACTTCTTGGCCACCGGCCGGCGCGTGTCCATCGAATATGCACTGATCAAGGACATGAACGATCAGGTGTGGCGCGCGCAACTGCTGGCCGAAGAACTCAATTCGCGCGGAAAAGGATGGGTGCACGTCAACCCGATTCCGTTGAACCCGACCCCCGGTTCCATCTGGACCGCATCGACTCGCCGCGCGCAGGATGAATTCGTCCGCACGCTGCGCCACAATGGGATCTCCACCACGATCCGCGACACCCGCGGGTCCGACATCGACGGGGCGTGCGGCCAGCTCGCCACCGCAGTGCGCGACGGAGGCCGCCGCGCCGGCTCGACCGCCACCGAGGAGGGGAACTGA
- a CDS encoding phosphatidate cytidylyltransferase: MSRDPSIHLPHGLVHPAPRQDRVALATTGRAGRNLPAAIGTSVILIALVVGSLAVNESAFVILVGVLALVGLWELGGAFVRVGIRMALAPLYVGGVGMLTCAWTLGPEALVVSLFLTVLAVMAWRLLDGRSPARVSDVTASVFAAVYVPFLASFVILILRDFHQPWLIAVYAGITALNDLGGWGAGVLFGKHPMAPRLSPKKSWEGFAGSVLACTGGAVLAFWLLGAHWWWGILVGVVIAAVGTLGDLTESLLKREVGLKDMSNLLPGHGGLLDRVDAMLVTAPVFHFFFVQALGVPA; this comes from the coding sequence ATGAGTCGAGACCCGTCCATCCACCTTCCTCACGGGCTGGTCCACCCGGCACCGAGACAGGACCGCGTGGCCCTGGCCACGACGGGACGCGCAGGCAGGAATCTACCTGCAGCCATTGGCACCTCCGTGATCCTCATCGCCCTGGTGGTCGGTTCGCTGGCGGTCAACGAGTCGGCGTTCGTGATCCTCGTGGGCGTCCTGGCCCTAGTGGGCCTGTGGGAACTCGGCGGTGCCTTCGTCCGGGTCGGCATCCGCATGGCGCTGGCCCCCCTGTACGTCGGGGGGGTGGGCATGCTCACCTGCGCGTGGACGCTCGGCCCGGAGGCCCTGGTGGTCTCGCTGTTCCTCACAGTGCTGGCGGTCATGGCGTGGCGCCTGCTGGACGGTCGCAGCCCGGCGAGGGTCAGTGACGTCACCGCCTCCGTGTTCGCGGCCGTGTACGTGCCCTTCCTGGCCTCCTTCGTCATCCTCATCCTGCGGGACTTCCACCAGCCGTGGCTCATTGCCGTCTACGCGGGCATCACCGCCCTCAACGACCTCGGCGGCTGGGGTGCGGGAGTCCTTTTCGGCAAGCACCCGATGGCCCCGCGCCTGTCCCCGAAGAAGTCCTGGGAGGGGTTCGCCGGGTCGGTGCTCGCCTGCACGGGCGGCGCCGTCTTGGCCTTCTGGCTGCTCGGCGCCCACTGGTGGTGGGGGATCCTGGTCGGCGTGGTCATCGCCGCCGTCGGCACTCTCGGGGACCTCACGGAGTCGCTGCTCAAACGCGAGGTGGGACTCAAGGACATGTCGAATCTGCTGCCCGGACACGGCGGCCTCCTCGACCGGGTCGATGCCATGCTGGTCACCGCACCGGTCTTCCACTTCTTCTTCGTCCAGGCCTTGGGAGTGCCCGCATGA
- the frr gene encoding ribosome recycling factor: MIDDILLEAEEKMDRAIEVARVEFGHIRTGRANSAMFEQLLVDYYGAPTPMQQLASFQIPEARTVLISPFDRTATQEILRTLRESDLGVNPTDDGNVIRVVLPALTEERRKEYVKQAKAKAEDARVSVRGVRRKAKDSLDRLKKDGEAGEDEVDRAEKSLEATTKSHVDQIDKLLAAKEGELLTV, from the coding sequence GTGATCGACGACATTCTGCTCGAAGCCGAGGAGAAGATGGACCGCGCCATCGAGGTGGCCCGCGTGGAGTTCGGACACATCCGGACCGGACGCGCGAACTCCGCCATGTTCGAACAACTCCTCGTCGACTACTACGGTGCGCCGACCCCCATGCAGCAGCTGGCCTCCTTCCAGATCCCCGAGGCCCGCACTGTCCTCATCTCCCCCTTCGACCGCACCGCCACGCAGGAGATCCTGCGGACCCTGCGCGAATCCGACTTGGGCGTGAACCCCACCGATGACGGCAATGTCATCCGCGTCGTCCTGCCGGCCCTGACCGAGGAACGCCGCAAGGAGTACGTCAAGCAGGCCAAGGCGAAGGCCGAGGACGCCCGCGTGTCCGTGCGTGGAGTGCGCCGCAAGGCCAAGGACTCCCTGGACCGTCTGAAGAAGGACGGCGAGGCAGGCGAGGACGAGGTCGATCGCGCGGAGAAGTCGCTGGAGGCTACGACGAAGTCCCACGTGGACCAGATCGACAAGCTGCTCGCCGCGAAGGAAGGCGAGCTCCTCACCGTCTGA
- the pyrH gene encoding UMP kinase, producing the protein MNSQRRVLLKLSGEAFGGGSVGLDPVVVRDVAGQIAAAVDCGVQVAVVVGGGNFFRGAELSRSGLDRSRADYMGMLGTVMNALALQDFIEQAGVPARVQSAIAMQQVAEPYIPLRAIRHMEKGRVVVFGAGAGMPYFSTDTVSAQRALETHCDELLVAKNGVDGVYDSDPRQNPDAKRLEFLTYADALTQGLKVVDAAAFALCQDNGLIMRVFGMSESGNVTSALLGERIGTLVSAQIEN; encoded by the coding sequence GTGAACAGTCAGCGTCGTGTCCTGCTCAAACTCTCCGGTGAGGCATTCGGAGGCGGCTCCGTCGGCCTCGACCCGGTCGTCGTGCGCGACGTGGCCGGACAGATCGCCGCGGCGGTCGACTGCGGAGTCCAGGTCGCCGTGGTTGTCGGAGGTGGCAACTTCTTCCGCGGCGCAGAACTGTCCCGCTCGGGACTGGACCGCTCACGCGCCGACTACATGGGCATGCTGGGCACCGTCATGAACGCCCTGGCCCTGCAGGACTTCATCGAGCAAGCCGGCGTTCCCGCCCGAGTCCAGAGCGCCATCGCCATGCAGCAGGTGGCCGAGCCCTACATCCCGCTGCGCGCCATCCGCCACATGGAAAAGGGCCGCGTCGTCGTCTTCGGCGCGGGTGCAGGCATGCCCTACTTCTCCACGGACACCGTGTCCGCCCAGCGTGCCCTGGAGACCCACTGCGACGAACTGCTCGTCGCCAAGAACGGCGTGGACGGAGTCTACGACTCGGACCCCCGCCAGAACCCCGATGCCAAGCGCCTGGAGTTCCTCACCTACGCCGACGCCCTGACCCAAGGACTCAAGGTGGTCGACGCTGCCGCCTTCGCCCTGTGCCAGGACAACGGACTGATCATGCGGGTCTTCGGGATGTCCGAATCCGGCAATGTCACATCGGCCCTACTGGGTGAGAGAATCGGTACGCTTGTGTCGGCACAGATCGAGAACTGA
- the tsf gene encoding translation elongation factor Ts, with product MANFTAADVKALREQTGAGMLDVKNALTEADGDTEKALEIIRLKGLKSLSKREGRQASAGLLAAKVEGSVGVLVEVNSETDFVAKNQKFIAFAAEILEAALASGAADVETLLAAPMGGSTVGEKVNEMAAVIGEKLEIRRVVRVEGDNVDLYLHQTSPDLPPQVGVFVVTDAAGASVAHDIAMHIAAYMPAYLDRDSVPAEVLDKERATLEKITLEEGKPEAIVPKIVQGRLEAFFKENCLVDQAFAKDPSQSVGKVLAAAGATVTEFVRVHVGS from the coding sequence ATGGCAAACTTCACCGCAGCCGACGTCAAGGCCCTGCGTGAGCAGACCGGCGCCGGAATGCTGGACGTCAAGAACGCCCTGACCGAGGCCGACGGCGACACCGAGAAGGCTCTGGAGATCATCCGCCTCAAGGGCCTCAAATCGCTGTCCAAGCGCGAGGGCCGCCAGGCCTCCGCGGGCCTGCTCGCAGCCAAGGTCGAGGGCTCCGTCGGTGTCCTGGTCGAGGTCAACTCCGAGACCGACTTCGTCGCCAAGAACCAGAAGTTCATCGCCTTCGCCGCCGAGATCCTCGAGGCGGCCCTCGCCTCGGGCGCTGCCGACGTCGAGACCCTCCTTGCTGCCCCGATGGGCGGCTCGACCGTGGGCGAGAAGGTCAACGAGATGGCCGCCGTCATCGGCGAGAAGCTCGAGATCCGTCGCGTCGTGCGCGTCGAGGGCGACAACGTCGACCTCTACCTGCACCAGACCAGCCCCGACCTGCCCCCGCAGGTGGGTGTCTTCGTCGTCACCGACGCAGCCGGCGCCTCCGTGGCCCACGACATCGCCATGCACATCGCCGCCTACATGCCGGCCTACCTCGACCGTGACTCCGTCCCGGCCGAAGTGCTCGACAAGGAGCGCGCCACCCTGGAGAAGATCACCCTGGAGGAGGGCAAGCCCGAGGCCATCGTCCCCAAGATCGTCCAGGGTCGCCTTGAGGCCTTCTTCAAGGAGAACTGCCTCGTCGACCAGGCCTTCGCCAAGGACCCCAGTCAGAGCGTCGGCAAGGTGCTCGCCGCGGCCGGCGCCACGGTCACCGAGTTCGTGCGCGTGCACGTCGGCTCCTGA
- the rpsB gene encoding 30S ribosomal protein S2 — MAVVTMRQLLESGVHFGHQTRRWNPKMKRFILTERNGIYIIDLQQTIADIDIAFDFVKETVAHGGSILFVGTKKQAQEAVAEQAQRVGMPYVNHRWLGGMLTNFSTVAKRLQRLKELEQIDFDDVAASGHTKKELLMMSREKDKLDRTLGGIRDMAKVPSAVWIVDPKKEHLAVSEARKLKIPIVAILDTNADPDEVDYRIPGNDDAIRAVALLTRVIADAVAEGLLARSAARKPAGDEAAAPAAEPLAEWERELLEALEAPAAETTEAPATETPAEQAEAPAQD, encoded by the coding sequence ATGGCAGTCGTCACCATGCGTCAGCTGCTCGAGTCCGGCGTCCACTTCGGACACCAGACCCGCCGTTGGAACCCGAAGATGAAGCGCTTCATCCTCACCGAACGCAACGGCATCTACATCATCGACCTGCAGCAGACGATCGCCGACATCGACATCGCCTTCGACTTCGTCAAGGAGACCGTCGCCCACGGTGGATCCATCCTCTTCGTCGGCACGAAGAAGCAGGCCCAGGAGGCCGTCGCCGAGCAGGCACAGCGCGTGGGCATGCCCTACGTCAACCACCGCTGGCTGGGCGGCATGCTCACCAACTTCTCCACCGTCGCAAAGCGCCTCCAGCGCCTCAAGGAGCTCGAGCAGATCGACTTCGACGACGTGGCCGCCTCCGGCCACACGAAGAAGGAACTGCTCATGATGAGTCGTGAGAAGGACAAGCTGGACCGCACCCTGGGCGGCATCCGCGACATGGCCAAGGTCCCCTCCGCCGTGTGGATCGTCGACCCGAAGAAGGAGCACTTGGCCGTCTCCGAGGCCCGCAAGCTCAAGATCCCGATCGTCGCCATCCTCGACACCAACGCCGACCCGGACGAGGTCGACTACCGCATCCCCGGCAACGACGACGCCATCCGCGCCGTCGCCCTGCTCACCCGGGTGATCGCCGACGCCGTGGCCGAGGGGCTGCTGGCCCGCTCCGCCGCGCGCAAGCCCGCCGGTGACGAGGCCGCCGCCCCTGCCGCCGAGCCCCTGGCCGAGTGGGAGCGCGAGCTGCTGGAGGCCTTAGAGGCCCCCGCCGCCGAAACCACCGAGGCCCCCGCGACCGAGACCCCGGCCGAGCAGGCCGAGGCTCCCGCCCAGGACTGA